Proteins encoded by one window of Jatrophihabitans sp.:
- a CDS encoding glycoside hydrolase family 57 protein, which translates to MLHTHLPWVAHNGVWPVGEEWLHQAFTGSWRRVLRVLETLAEHGYREVATLGVTPVLAAMLDDPYCLSEIHSWAGRWQLRAEELSARPGMRALAEHERREAVACLEDVASRWLTGGLSAVLRPLVDSGVVELLSGPATHPFQPLLTERFAAAQLSAGLADTQLRLGSRPAGIWAPECGYAPGMEDFYAAHGVTHFLVDGPAVRGDTGFGRPVGDSDVLAFARDLDISYRVWSSRTGYPGGASYRDFHTFDHASGFRPARVTGGAIPAEAKRPWDRRLAAAAVLRDAQDFVAAVVRRLTELRDQHGRPGLVVAAFDTELFGHWWYEGPEFLDAVLRALPQAGVQLSTLSGAASAGFVADRIDLPSSSWGAGKDWRVWDNDAVAELNDEIAHMQKRLFTVLDSRPDGAGRDPAADQLVREAFLLSSSDWAFMVSRDSAAGYARQRARQHAEKFTALADAIESGAGAEALAARLRAVDGPFGRLDARTC; encoded by the coding sequence GTGCTGCACACCCACCTGCCGTGGGTGGCGCACAACGGCGTCTGGCCGGTCGGTGAGGAATGGCTGCACCAGGCGTTCACCGGCTCCTGGCGCCGGGTGCTGCGCGTGCTGGAGACCCTCGCCGAGCACGGCTATCGCGAGGTCGCCACGCTCGGGGTGACGCCGGTGCTGGCCGCCATGCTCGATGACCCGTACTGCCTGTCCGAGATCCACTCGTGGGCCGGGCGCTGGCAGCTGCGCGCGGAGGAGTTGAGCGCCCGGCCGGGAATGCGGGCGCTGGCCGAGCACGAGCGCCGCGAGGCGGTGGCCTGCCTGGAGGACGTGGCGAGCCGGTGGCTGACCGGCGGGCTGTCGGCAGTGCTGCGGCCGCTGGTCGACTCCGGCGTCGTCGAGCTGCTGTCCGGTCCGGCCACCCATCCGTTTCAGCCTTTGCTCACCGAGCGATTCGCCGCTGCCCAGCTGAGCGCCGGGCTGGCCGACACCCAGCTTCGGCTGGGCAGCCGGCCGGCCGGCATCTGGGCGCCCGAATGCGGGTACGCACCCGGCATGGAGGACTTCTACGCCGCGCACGGGGTGACGCACTTTCTGGTGGACGGCCCGGCGGTGCGCGGCGACACCGGCTTCGGGCGTCCGGTCGGCGACTCCGACGTGCTGGCCTTCGCCCGTGACCTCGACATCTCCTACCGGGTGTGGTCATCGCGCACCGGCTACCCCGGCGGCGCGAGCTACCGCGACTTCCACACCTTCGACCACGCCTCGGGGTTCCGGCCGGCTCGGGTCACCGGCGGCGCGATCCCGGCCGAGGCCAAGCGGCCCTGGGACCGGCGGCTGGCCGCGGCCGCGGTGCTGCGCGACGCCCAGGACTTCGTCGCCGCGGTGGTGCGCCGGCTCACCGAGCTACGCGACCAGCATGGCCGCCCGGGGCTGGTGGTGGCCGCCTTCGACACCGAGCTGTTCGGGCACTGGTGGTACGAGGGGCCGGAGTTCCTGGACGCGGTGCTGCGGGCGCTGCCCCAGGCCGGGGTTCAGCTGAGCACGCTGAGCGGGGCGGCCTCGGCCGGGTTCGTGGCCGATCGCATCGACCTGCCGAGCTCGTCGTGGGGCGCGGGCAAGGACTGGCGAGTCTGGGACAACGACGCGGTGGCCGAACTCAACGACGAGATCGCCCATATGCAGAAACGGCTGTTCACGGTGCTGGACAGCCGGCCCGACGGCGCCGGACGCGATCCGGCGGCTGATCAGCTGGTCCGGGAGGCGTTCCTGCTCAGCTCCAGCGACTGGGCCTTCATGGTCAGCCGGGACTCGGCCGCCGGCTACGCCCGCCAGCGGGCCCGCCAGCACGCCGAGAAGTTCACCGCGCTGGCGGACGCGATCGAGTCCGGCGCCGGGGCCGAGGCGCTGGCTGCCCGGCTGCGCGCCGTGGACGGCCCGTTCGGCCGGCTGGACGCCCGCACGTGTTGA
- a CDS encoding electron transfer flavoprotein subunit beta/FixA family protein: MNIVVLMKQVPDTYAERKLSSTDNTLDREASDAVINEIDEYAIEEGLRLKEAHGGEVTILTMGPERATESLRKALSMGADKGVHVVDPALHGSCVITTAKVLAKALGTLEYDLVIGGFEATDSRLSVLPALVAEATGLPQLSGARKVTVDGSSVTVERVTEAGYDVVQASTPAVLSVVEKINDPRYPSFKGIMAAKSKPVTTLTLAELGLAENEVGLAAATTMVESFELAPPRAAGVVVKDDGNGGAAIAEYLASKKLI; encoded by the coding sequence ATGAACATCGTTGTTCTGATGAAGCAGGTGCCCGACACCTACGCCGAGCGCAAGCTCAGCTCCACCGACAACACCCTGGACCGCGAGGCCTCCGACGCCGTCATCAACGAGATCGACGAGTACGCGATCGAAGAAGGGCTGCGGCTCAAGGAAGCGCACGGCGGCGAGGTCACGATCCTGACCATGGGCCCTGAGCGGGCCACCGAGTCGCTGCGCAAGGCGCTGTCGATGGGCGCGGACAAGGGCGTGCACGTCGTCGATCCCGCGCTGCACGGCTCGTGCGTCATCACCACCGCCAAGGTGCTGGCCAAGGCGCTGGGCACCCTGGAGTACGACCTGGTCATCGGCGGGTTCGAGGCCACCGACTCCCGGCTGTCGGTGCTGCCCGCCCTGGTCGCCGAGGCCACCGGCCTGCCGCAGCTGTCCGGCGCCCGCAAGGTGACCGTGGACGGCTCGAGCGTCACCGTCGAGCGGGTCACCGAGGCAGGCTACGACGTCGTGCAGGCCAGCACCCCGGCCGTGCTCAGCGTGGTCGAGAAGATCAACGACCCGCGCTACCCGTCCTTCAAGGGCATCATGGCCGCCAAGTCCAAGCCGGTCACCACGCTGACCCTGGCCGAGCTGGGGTTGGCCGAGAACGAGGTGGGCCTGGCCGCGGCGACCACCATGGTGGAGTCCTTCGAGCTCGCGCCGCCGCGCGCCGCGGGTGTCGTCGTCAAGGACGACGGCAACGGCGGCGCCGCGATCGCGGAGTACCTGGCAAGCAAGAAGCTCATCTGA
- a CDS encoding enoyl-CoA hydratase-related protein, giving the protein MTEYLALEVTDGVATIRIDRAPVNALNTQVQEELRQAAAECDRRDDIRAVILWGGPKVFVAGADVKEMHTMSAQDMQRRGAAVSSSLDAIAQLPKPVIAAVTGYALGGGCELALTADFRVSADNAKWGQPEILLGVIPGMGGTQRLARLIGPAKAKDLIFTGRFVDAAEALQLGLVDVVVPADEVYSTAQAMAAKFARGPALALRAAKLAIDSGLQTDLASGLKLESQLFAGLFATEDKQRGMASFISSGPGKAEFIGN; this is encoded by the coding sequence ATGACTGAGTACCTAGCGCTCGAGGTCACCGACGGTGTGGCCACTATCCGGATCGACCGGGCCCCGGTGAACGCCCTCAACACCCAGGTGCAGGAGGAGCTGCGTCAGGCGGCCGCCGAGTGCGACCGGCGCGATGACATCCGGGCAGTCATCCTGTGGGGTGGGCCGAAGGTGTTCGTGGCCGGCGCCGACGTCAAGGAGATGCACACCATGTCGGCCCAGGACATGCAGCGGCGGGGCGCGGCGGTGTCGTCGTCGCTGGACGCCATCGCCCAGCTGCCCAAGCCGGTCATCGCGGCGGTGACCGGCTACGCCTTGGGCGGTGGCTGCGAGCTGGCGCTGACTGCGGACTTCCGGGTCAGCGCCGACAACGCCAAGTGGGGCCAGCCCGAGATCCTGTTGGGTGTCATTCCCGGGATGGGCGGCACCCAGCGGCTGGCCCGGCTGATCGGCCCGGCCAAGGCCAAGGACCTGATCTTCACCGGCCGCTTCGTCGACGCCGCCGAGGCGTTGCAGCTGGGCCTGGTGGACGTCGTGGTGCCAGCCGACGAGGTGTACTCCACCGCCCAGGCGATGGCCGCCAAGTTCGCCCGCGGGCCGGCGCTGGCGCTGCGGGCGGCCAAGCTCGCCATCGACAGCGGCCTGCAGACCGACCTGGCCAGCGGCCTGAAGCTGGAATCTCAGCTGTTCGCCGGCCTGTTCGCCACCGAGGACAAGCAGCGCGGAATGGCCTCCTTCATCTCCTCCGGGCCCGGCAAGGCCGAGTTCATCGGCAACTGA
- a CDS encoding tetratricopeptide repeat protein produces MALTAAEEAVALYRGLAEQRPDAHLPGLAGALSNLGSRLDRLGRHEPALAAAEEAVTLRRRLAAQRPDVHLRGLATALNNFGTPLDNLGRYELALAAAEEAVALYRGLATRLPNAHLSGLASALNNLGGHLGRLGRYEPALAAAEEAVTLFRGLAEQRPDAHLRDLAGTLNNLSSWLEGLGRQEAALSAMRECVQAWQAACRHHPELYEGRLAFAQAQLRHRHPPLI; encoded by the coding sequence TTGGCGTTGACTGCGGCCGAGGAGGCCGTCGCCCTGTACCGGGGGTTGGCTGAGCAGCGACCAGACGCTCACCTGCCTGGTCTCGCCGGCGCGCTGAGCAACCTCGGCAGCCGGCTGGACCGGCTCGGTCGGCACGAGCCGGCGTTGGCTGCGGCCGAGGAGGCTGTCACCCTACGTCGGCGGTTGGCTGCGCAGCGACCCGACGTCCATCTGCGTGGCCTGGCGACCGCGCTGAATAACTTCGGCACCCCGCTGGACAACCTCGGGAGGTACGAATTGGCGTTGGCTGCGGCCGAGGAGGCCGTCGCCCTGTACCGGGGATTGGCTACGCGGCTACCCAACGCTCATCTGTCCGGTCTGGCCAGCGCGCTGAACAACCTTGGCGGCCACTTGGGTCGGCTCGGGCGATACGAGCCGGCGTTGGCTGCGGCCGAGGAGGCCGTCACCCTGTTCCGGGGGTTGGCTGAGCAGCGGCCCGACGCCCACCTACGGGACCTGGCGGGCACACTCAATAACCTCAGCAGCTGGCTGGAGGGCCTGGGACGGCAAGAAGCTGCACTCTCAGCGATGAGGGAATGCGTCCAAGCATGGCAGGCCGCATGCCGACACCACCCGGAGCTCTATGAGGGGCGTCTGGCTTTCGCTCAAGCGCAGCTCAGGCACCGCCACCCGCCACTCATCTAA
- a CDS encoding acyltransferase yields the protein MASLRWVLRHRAYTPWYLLRYWRFWRFKLANPHVVTTGFVFLGKNVELYARPGFGRLVLGRWVHLGDGTSLRCHEGTLRIGDKVVFGRNNVVNAYLDISVGAASIIADMVYVTDFDHVFADVERPIKDQGIVKSPVRIGADVWLANKVSVVRGTVIGDGCVVAANAVVTRDLPPYSVAVGVPARVVRNRRDDHAAGAETRAAIADMAAKLGLD from the coding sequence GTGGCGAGCCTGCGCTGGGTGCTGCGGCACCGGGCCTACACCCCGTGGTACCTGCTGCGGTACTGGCGGTTCTGGCGGTTCAAGCTCGCCAATCCCCATGTCGTCACCACCGGTTTCGTCTTTCTCGGCAAGAACGTCGAGCTCTATGCCCGGCCGGGATTCGGGCGGCTGGTGCTGGGGCGCTGGGTGCATCTGGGCGACGGCACCTCGCTGCGCTGCCATGAGGGCACCCTGCGGATCGGGGACAAGGTGGTGTTCGGCCGCAACAACGTGGTCAACGCCTACCTCGACATCAGCGTCGGGGCCGCCAGCATCATCGCCGACATGGTCTACGTGACGGACTTCGACCACGTCTTCGCCGACGTCGAGCGCCCGATCAAGGACCAGGGGATCGTCAAGTCCCCGGTGCGGATCGGCGCGGACGTGTGGCTGGCCAACAAGGTGTCGGTGGTGCGCGGCACGGTGATCGGCGATGGCTGCGTGGTGGCGGCCAACGCCGTGGTGACCCGCGACCTGCCGCCGTACTCGGTGGCGGTCGGGGTGCCGGCCAGGGTGGTCCGCAATCGGCGCGATGACCACGCCGCCGGCGCCGAGACCCGGGCCGCGATCGCCGACATGGCCGCCAAGCTGGGCCTGGACTGA
- a CDS encoding glycosyltransferase family 4 protein has product MRVLIVSWEFPPLVIGGLGRHVGHLARQLAALGHDVRVLTRGERPEPEQQRYEGVTVWRAAADGLAIDFGSESVLAWTQAFEHSLTRAGLLLVSQWQPEVIHAHDWLVAQTALTLRQVTGSPVVVTVHSTEHGRQQGWLSEPAPRAIHSVERWLCREASAVIACSRFMAGQVAELFQLELGKVRVIGNGADRVPAAESHPQVETVDTEKYAGRPLLVFAGRLVHEKGLQELIKALPLLRAELPDVRLVVAGVGQQLADQQDRAARYGVSDLIHWAGFLDAAELAGLLGAADLVVVPSLYEPFGMVALEAQLAGAPVAVSDTGGLAELVEPGRTGLRFTPEDPAAIAAAVRQVVADPAAARQQARRAQRRAQEEFGWAAVASRTAEVYAAVQP; this is encoded by the coding sequence GTGCGGGTGCTGATCGTGTCATGGGAGTTTCCTCCGCTGGTGATCGGCGGGCTCGGCCGGCATGTCGGGCACCTGGCCCGGCAGTTGGCCGCGCTCGGCCATGACGTCCGGGTGCTCACCCGGGGCGAGCGGCCCGAGCCCGAGCAGCAGCGCTATGAGGGGGTCACCGTCTGGCGGGCGGCCGCCGACGGGCTGGCGATCGACTTCGGCAGCGAGAGCGTGCTGGCCTGGACCCAGGCCTTCGAGCACTCGCTGACCCGGGCCGGACTGCTGCTGGTCTCGCAGTGGCAGCCCGAGGTCATTCACGCCCACGACTGGCTGGTGGCCCAGACCGCGCTCACCCTGCGCCAGGTCACCGGCAGCCCGGTGGTGGTCACCGTGCACAGCACCGAGCACGGCCGGCAGCAGGGCTGGCTGAGTGAGCCGGCGCCGCGTGCCATCCACTCGGTGGAACGCTGGCTGTGCCGCGAGGCCTCGGCGGTGATCGCCTGCTCGCGGTTCATGGCGGGCCAGGTCGCCGAGCTGTTCCAGCTTGAGCTCGGCAAGGTCCGGGTGATCGGCAACGGGGCCGACCGCGTTCCGGCGGCTGAGTCTCATCCCCAGGTCGAGACAGTCGATACCGAGAAGTACGCGGGTCGGCCGCTGCTGGTGTTCGCCGGCCGGCTGGTGCACGAGAAGGGCCTGCAGGAGCTCATCAAGGCCCTGCCGCTGCTGCGTGCGGAGCTGCCCGACGTGCGGCTGGTGGTGGCCGGCGTGGGCCAGCAGCTGGCCGACCAGCAGGACCGCGCGGCCCGGTACGGGGTCAGCGACCTGATCCACTGGGCCGGCTTTCTCGACGCCGCCGAACTGGCCGGGCTGCTGGGCGCCGCTGACCTGGTGGTGGTGCCCTCGCTCTACGAGCCGTTCGGGATGGTGGCGCTGGAGGCCCAGTTGGCCGGCGCTCCGGTGGCGGTCTCTGACACCGGCGGCCTGGCTGAGCTGGTGGAGCCCGGCCGCACCGGGCTGCGGTTCACTCCCGAGGACCCGGCTGCGATCGCGGCCGCCGTGCGGCAGGTGGTGGCCGACCCGGCTGCCGCCCGCCAGCAGGCGAGGCGGGCCCAGCGCCGGGCCCAGGAGGAGTTCGGCTGGGCCGCGGTGGCAAGCCGGACGGCCGAGGTCTACGCGGCGGTCCAGCCGTAG
- a CDS encoding class I SAM-dependent methyltransferase: MSAEPNPPASAAQVEAAWRDPKLANVLYHDWEAGTYDQKWSISFDQRCIDYARDRFAHVAGVTGWPYGRALELGCGTGFFLLNLKLAGVIDSGAVTDLSPGMVEVARRNAANLGFDIEGRVADAESIPYPDDSFDLVVGHAVLHHIPGVEQALREVLRVLKPGGRFVFAGEPTRYGDYVARRLSRLTWWATTRVTRLDRLKSWARPKAELDASSRAAALEAVVDLHTFDPAQLRQTAEAAGAVGVQTRTDELTAAWFGWPVRTFEAAVPREKLGFGWAMFAFKNWQRLHKLDSAVLSKFVPAQLFYNVEITGAKPA; the protein is encoded by the coding sequence ATGTCGGCCGAACCCAACCCCCCTGCCAGCGCCGCCCAGGTCGAGGCGGCCTGGCGCGACCCCAAGCTCGCCAACGTGCTCTACCACGACTGGGAGGCAGGCACCTACGACCAGAAGTGGTCGATCAGCTTCGACCAGCGCTGCATCGACTACGCCCGCGACCGGTTCGCCCACGTCGCCGGCGTCACCGGCTGGCCCTACGGCCGGGCGCTGGAGCTGGGCTGCGGCACCGGCTTCTTCCTGCTGAACCTCAAGCTGGCCGGCGTGATCGACTCCGGCGCGGTGACCGACCTCAGCCCCGGCATGGTCGAGGTGGCGCGCCGCAACGCCGCCAACCTCGGTTTCGACATCGAGGGCCGGGTCGCCGACGCCGAGTCCATCCCCTATCCCGACGACAGCTTCGACCTGGTGGTCGGGCATGCCGTCCTGCATCACATCCCCGGCGTCGAGCAGGCGTTGCGCGAGGTGCTGCGGGTGCTCAAGCCGGGTGGCCGGTTCGTCTTCGCGGGCGAGCCGACCCGCTACGGCGACTACGTCGCGCGCCGGCTGTCCCGCTTGACCTGGTGGGCCACCACCCGGGTGACCCGGCTGGACCGGCTGAAGTCCTGGGCGCGGCCCAAGGCCGAGCTGGACGCCTCGTCACGGGCCGCCGCGCTCGAGGCCGTCGTCGACCTGCACACCTTCGACCCGGCCCAGTTGCGCCAAACCGCTGAGGCGGCAGGCGCGGTGGGGGTGCAGACCCGGACCGACGAGCTGACCGCGGCCTGGTTCGGCTGGCCGGTGCGGACGTTCGAGGCCGCTGTGCCGCGCGAGAAGCTCGGCTTCGGCTGGGCGATGTTCGCCTTCAAGAACTGGCAGCGGCTGCACAAGCTGGACTCGGCGGTGCTGTCGAAGTTCGTGCCGGCCCAGCTGTTCTACAACGTAGAGATCACCGGAGCCAAGCCCGCATGA
- a CDS encoding HAD hydrolase-like protein: MIDTVLFDLDGTLSDSAPGILGALRTSFAEAGLDWVDSDTARSLLGPPFWHSLPPLVGEHRLDEVVASYRRHYVEGGAMFDTTRYDGVLETLQALAERGHRLAVATSKPEPHASRIVAHLGLADFFQTICGDTLDGARNSKTLVVGEALRRLGDPDPATVLMVGDRSHDVLGAAAHGLDCAGALWGYGSAAELRAAGASRLCAKPSEVLDLLTPPD; the protein is encoded by the coding sequence ATGATCGACACCGTCCTTTTCGACCTCGACGGGACCTTGAGCGACTCGGCGCCCGGGATCCTCGGCGCGCTGCGGACCAGCTTCGCCGAGGCCGGCCTGGACTGGGTGGATTCCGACACCGCCCGGTCGCTGCTCGGACCGCCGTTCTGGCACTCGCTGCCGCCGCTGGTCGGCGAGCACCGCCTCGACGAGGTGGTGGCCTCCTACCGCCGGCACTACGTCGAGGGCGGCGCCATGTTCGACACCACCCGCTACGACGGCGTGCTGGAGACCTTGCAGGCGCTGGCCGAGCGCGGTCACCGCCTCGCCGTCGCCACCAGCAAGCCCGAGCCGCACGCGAGCCGGATCGTGGCGCATCTGGGGCTGGCCGACTTCTTCCAGACGATCTGCGGGGACACCCTCGACGGCGCCCGGAACTCCAAGACGCTGGTGGTGGGAGAGGCGCTGCGCAGGCTGGGCGATCCCGACCCGGCCACCGTGCTGATGGTCGGTGACCGTAGCCACGACGTGCTCGGGGCGGCAGCGCACGGGCTGGACTGCGCCGGCGCGCTCTGGGGCTACGGCTCGGCCGCCGAGCTGAGGGCTGCCGGGGCGTCGCGGCTGTGCGCCAAGCCGTCGGAGGTGCTCGACCTGCTGACGCCGCCGGACTGA
- a CDS encoding class I SAM-dependent methyltransferase yields MKDREIEESSSLAPDALPLTGERTVPGIASENYWFRRHQAAYLRLREEVQGPRLLEVGAGEGYGAALLAERAPTVLALDYDAQAIAHLARRYPRLHAVRGNLAALPVGSGSMDTVVSLQVIEHVWDHRQFVAECARVLRPGGLLMLSTPNRLTFSPGADKPVNPFHTHEFTAAELCRLVDRDGLSVIAVRGLFAGPEVAALDSRHAARGGFVAAQLAFPPERWTAGLAADVASVRWQDFQLGPDSSADLAALDQSLDLVLLARRA; encoded by the coding sequence GTGAAGGACAGAGAGATCGAGGAATCGAGTTCGCTCGCTCCGGACGCCCTGCCGCTGACCGGTGAGCGGACCGTGCCCGGGATAGCGAGTGAGAACTACTGGTTCCGCCGGCACCAGGCCGCCTATCTGCGCCTGCGCGAAGAGGTGCAGGGGCCGCGGTTGCTCGAAGTCGGGGCCGGCGAGGGCTACGGGGCGGCGTTGCTGGCCGAGCGGGCGCCCACGGTGCTGGCCCTGGACTACGACGCCCAGGCCATCGCCCACCTCGCCAGGCGGTACCCGAGGCTCCACGCGGTCCGGGGCAACCTGGCCGCGCTGCCGGTGGGCAGCGGCTCGATGGACACCGTGGTGTCGCTGCAGGTGATCGAGCACGTCTGGGATCACCGGCAGTTCGTGGCCGAGTGCGCCCGGGTGCTGCGCCCGGGCGGCCTGCTGATGCTCAGCACGCCCAACCGGCTGACCTTCTCCCCCGGCGCCGACAAGCCGGTGAACCCCTTTCACACCCACGAGTTCACCGCCGCCGAGCTGTGCCGGCTGGTAGACCGCGACGGCCTGTCCGTGATCGCCGTCCGCGGCCTGTTCGCCGGCCCCGAAGTGGCTGCCCTGGACAGCCGTCACGCCGCGCGGGGCGGGTTCGTCGCGGCCCAGCTGGCCTTCCCGCCCGAGCGGTGGACGGCCGGGCTGGCCGCCGACGTCGCCTCGGTCCGGTGGCAGGACTTCCAGCTCGGCCCGGACTCCTCGGCCGACCTCGCGGCCCTGGACCAGAGCCTGGACCTGGTGTTGCTGGCCAGGCGGGCATGA
- a CDS encoding tetratricopeptide repeat protein, producing MAVRWRQQARSRFLIVGSALGVFLSAALAAGVSAALGAEGIAAVAIAAGAAAVGGVVAPFVIEAVSTRSSLRSAWDSAGDGIVHPLALAEDARALTESGGSPAEMLRAEREIVRFRGRPTELGDLLRWCGSAEPTAVRLCWGAAGTGKTRLARQLAWELDKSWERGFLRSGRAEQAMSVIKALDRPVLLIVDQAEGHTGLDALLAEAAAYTGRAPLRILLLARSAGDWWRRIVDRPGSLATERDLFRQAAMQLKPDAIEVTDQQQVYERALRAYAARLDRPVPDTRLVNLDRRSAPVVLSLHAAALAAVLGKRATITINSELFIELLEHEDSYWQANAARADVKLNLRQCRQVVALGTLLGAHQPADAEALLGRLPTLRHAGVPLARVADWLHDLYPAPDAQWIGPLQPDLLADALILSEISAESEMLDLIRWGLTEPSHHRRVLAFFARTAETDLRAEQLLTDLLAVDLERLAVVAMDVARDVSGPIPAVLAAVLAQAAPNPSLDVTIEKHLIEEELLNLFAELAEIVTRRQLEHARETSDLVRVAGLLNNLGNRLDNLGRYELALAAAEEAVALYRELAAQLPNAHLSGLAGALNNLGGRLSRLGQYELALAAAEEAVTLRRRLVEQRPDAYLPGLAGALANVGSRLDNLGRYELALAAAEEAVTLYRGLAGHRPRRLSA from the coding sequence ATGGCGGTGAGGTGGCGGCAACAGGCACGCAGTCGGTTTCTGATCGTCGGTTCCGCACTCGGAGTGTTCCTGTCGGCCGCGCTGGCTGCCGGGGTGTCGGCAGCGCTTGGAGCGGAAGGTATTGCTGCGGTGGCCATCGCAGCCGGCGCCGCAGCGGTGGGCGGCGTGGTCGCGCCGTTCGTGATCGAGGCAGTGAGTACTCGGTCCTCGTTGCGTTCAGCGTGGGACAGCGCTGGCGACGGGATCGTCCACCCACTTGCCCTTGCAGAGGATGCGCGGGCGCTAACCGAAAGCGGCGGCAGCCCTGCAGAGATGTTGCGGGCCGAGCGGGAGATAGTCCGCTTCCGCGGCCGCCCTACCGAGCTCGGCGACCTGCTGCGTTGGTGCGGATCGGCGGAGCCGACTGCAGTGCGGCTCTGCTGGGGCGCGGCCGGGACAGGCAAGACGAGGTTGGCACGGCAACTGGCTTGGGAGCTGGATAAAAGTTGGGAACGCGGCTTCTTGCGATCCGGTCGGGCGGAGCAAGCCATGTCGGTGATCAAAGCGCTTGATCGCCCAGTCCTGCTCATCGTCGATCAGGCTGAAGGGCACACGGGGCTTGACGCCCTGTTGGCTGAGGCGGCTGCCTACACCGGCCGGGCACCGTTACGAATCCTGCTGCTCGCCAGGTCGGCCGGCGACTGGTGGCGCAGAATCGTCGATCGTCCTGGCAGCCTCGCCACCGAACGCGACCTATTCCGGCAGGCTGCCATGCAATTGAAGCCCGACGCCATCGAGGTCACCGACCAGCAACAGGTCTATGAACGAGCACTGCGCGCGTACGCCGCCCGTCTGGATCGGCCGGTCCCTGACACTCGGCTGGTAAACCTAGACCGTCGGTCGGCGCCTGTCGTACTCAGCCTGCATGCAGCAGCGCTCGCTGCGGTACTTGGCAAACGGGCAACAATCACGATCAACTCAGAACTTTTCATCGAGCTGCTCGAGCACGAAGACAGCTACTGGCAGGCGAACGCCGCCAGGGCCGATGTGAAGCTGAACTTGCGGCAGTGTCGCCAAGTGGTCGCCTTAGGCACGTTGCTCGGCGCGCACCAACCCGCAGACGCTGAGGCGCTGCTAGGCCGCCTACCGACCCTGCGCCACGCGGGCGTCCCGCTTGCCCGAGTCGCTGACTGGCTCCACGACCTGTACCCAGCACCGGACGCCCAATGGATCGGTCCGCTGCAGCCCGACCTTCTTGCCGATGCGCTGATACTGTCCGAGATCTCGGCCGAATCGGAAATGCTCGACCTGATCCGCTGGGGCTTGACCGAGCCCTCCCACCACCGCCGGGTGCTTGCCTTCTTCGCCCGCACCGCAGAAACCGATCTCAGAGCCGAACAGCTACTCACAGACCTGCTGGCCGTCGATCTGGAGCGGCTAGCCGTCGTCGCCATGGACGTCGCACGTGACGTGTCTGGACCGATTCCCGCTGTTCTCGCCGCGGTGCTTGCACAGGCAGCGCCGAACCCTAGCCTCGATGTCACCATCGAGAAGCATCTAATCGAAGAAGAACTCCTCAACTTGTTCGCGGAGCTTGCCGAAATTGTCACTCGCAGGCAGCTCGAACATGCCCGGGAAACCTCCGACCTTGTGCGAGTTGCTGGGTTGCTGAACAACCTCGGCAACCGGCTGGATAACCTCGGGCGGTACGAGTTGGCGTTGGCTGCGGCCGAGGAGGCCGTCGCCCTGTACCGGGAGTTGGCTGCGCAGCTGCCCAACGCCCATCTATCCGGTCTGGCCGGCGCGCTGAACAACCTCGGCGGCCGGCTGAGTCGGCTCGGGCAGTACGAGTTGGCGTTGGCTGCGGCTGAGGAGGCTGTCACCTTGCGTCGGCGGTTGGTTGAGCAGCGGCCTGACGCCTATCTGCCCGGCCTGGCCGGCGCGCTGGCCAATGTCGGCAGCCGGCTGGATAACCTCGGGCGGTACGAGTTGGCGTTGGCTGCGGCCGAGGAGGCTGTCACCCTGTACCGGGGGTTGGCTGGTCACCGACCCCGACGCCTATCTGCCTGA